Proteins encoded in a region of the Psychromicrobium lacuslunae genome:
- a CDS encoding phytoene desaturase family protein: MSDAVVVGAGPNGLAAAVTLARAGLSVKVYELASQLGGGTRSAALTLPGFLHDVCSAVHPMALASPFFQEFGLAERMELRVPEVSYAHPLDDGRAGIAYRDLNRTVAELGRDGAAYRRLFAPLLARVEGITDFTQHPLLRIPADPIAAFRYALAVAEQGSLLGDLRFRGEAAPAMIAGVSAHSIGKIPSLATAGAGLLLGTLAHAGGWPVPIGGSQAIADAMAADFSAHGGEIVLNHRVESLAQLKAETGAKIQLLDVSASGLLEIAGTELPSRFIRSLRRFRYGPGACKVDFALSGPVPWTNPELAAVATLHLAGTKAEIARSEAQVAAGQHPEQPYVLVSQPSPHDASRAPLGQQVLWSYCHVPAGSTVDMTEAVVRQIERFAPGFRDVVLASKVITAAEYAHYNPNYIGGDFSAGAVTIRQLLKRPVVSARPWRTPIPGLYLGSSSTAPGPSVHGLCGWYAAQTALKDVYGLAAPDLSPSDAL, encoded by the coding sequence ATGAGCGATGCGGTAGTCGTGGGGGCTGGACCAAATGGTCTGGCTGCTGCAGTCACTCTGGCCAGGGCAGGGCTTTCCGTTAAGGTCTATGAGCTCGCCTCCCAACTCGGCGGTGGGACGCGAAGTGCCGCGTTGACGCTACCGGGGTTTTTGCACGATGTTTGCTCTGCTGTACATCCAATGGCACTGGCCTCGCCCTTTTTTCAAGAGTTTGGTTTGGCTGAACGGATGGAGCTTCGGGTTCCGGAGGTTTCCTACGCGCATCCGCTGGATGACGGTCGGGCTGGCATTGCCTACCGGGATCTTAATCGTACGGTGGCTGAATTAGGCCGTGATGGTGCGGCATATCGTCGCTTGTTTGCGCCTCTACTGGCCAGGGTGGAGGGCATAACTGACTTCACCCAGCATCCGCTATTACGAATTCCAGCTGATCCAATCGCTGCTTTTCGTTATGCTCTGGCGGTTGCAGAACAGGGTAGCCTGCTCGGGGATCTTCGGTTCCGGGGGGAGGCAGCTCCGGCCATGATCGCCGGAGTCAGTGCGCATTCAATTGGAAAGATACCGAGTTTGGCGACCGCCGGGGCAGGCTTATTGCTCGGCACTTTGGCGCATGCGGGTGGCTGGCCGGTGCCGATTGGTGGCTCGCAGGCGATTGCCGATGCCATGGCCGCTGACTTTTCCGCCCATGGTGGTGAGATTGTGCTCAACCACCGGGTCGAAAGCCTTGCCCAGCTAAAGGCCGAAACTGGCGCAAAAATTCAATTGCTTGATGTTTCGGCGAGCGGTTTACTAGAGATCGCCGGGACGGAACTGCCCTCGCGATTCATCAGGTCTTTGCGACGTTTTCGCTACGGGCCCGGGGCATGCAAGGTTGACTTTGCCTTGTCCGGGCCAGTGCCTTGGACGAATCCTGAATTGGCGGCAGTAGCCACCCTGCACCTGGCTGGCACCAAGGCCGAGATAGCCCGTTCGGAAGCGCAAGTCGCCGCTGGTCAGCATCCAGAACAGCCCTACGTCCTAGTCAGTCAACCTAGTCCTCATGACGCTTCCCGGGCGCCGCTCGGGCAGCAGGTGCTGTGGAGTTACTGCCATGTGCCGGCCGGTTCGACGGTGGATATGACGGAGGCCGTGGTGCGGCAAATCGAGCGTTTTGCGCCGGGTTTTCGCGATGTGGTGCTAGCAAGCAAGGTGATAACGGCGGCGGAATACGCCCACTACAACCCGAACTACATCGGCGGCGATTTCAGCGCCGGCGCGGTAACCATCCGGCAGCTACTCAAACGGCCGGTGGTCTCAGCGCGGCCTTGGCGCACGCCGATACCCGGTCTGTATCTCGGTTCTTCCTCCACGGCTCCGGGGCCTAGTGTGCATGGACTCTGCGGATGGTATGCCGCACAAACTGCGCTTAAAGACGTTTATGGTCTAGCGGCGCCGGATCTCAGCCCGTCCGACGCTCTCTAA
- a CDS encoding LacI family DNA-binding transcriptional regulator has translation MNTARTRATMKDVAARAGVGLATVSRVVNGDANVSEQTRSAVQNAIETLDFRRNDSARLLRQGIAASIGVVLDDMSDPFFSTLNRAIETEATLRGTLSITASSSNDTAHARELIQALCARRVDGLIVAAPGGLEQSFLQEEIRAGTPMVFVDRPPEGFEADTVLSDNFGGAVDGVNHLITQGHRRIACLSDGSKLYTVQQRIDGYWQALRGAGISAVPQWEHADQSSGTSLADWLTKMSRWSVQERPTAIFCTNSRASVAVLRALRASDTDWPALLCFDDFELADVIRPGISVVAQDPAAIGKRAAELLFSRLDGSAVGSQGPARAITVKTRLIPRGSAESPTI, from the coding sequence ATGAACACAGCCCGTACCCGAGCCACCATGAAGGATGTTGCCGCCCGGGCTGGCGTGGGACTCGCCACCGTTTCCCGCGTGGTCAATGGCGATGCCAATGTCAGCGAACAGACTCGATCAGCTGTACAAAACGCCATCGAAACCCTGGATTTCCGACGCAATGACAGCGCCCGGCTGCTCCGTCAGGGCATCGCGGCCAGCATTGGCGTGGTGCTGGACGATATGTCCGATCCATTTTTTTCCACCTTGAATCGAGCGATCGAGACCGAGGCCACTCTGCGGGGCACCCTGTCGATCACCGCTTCGAGTAGCAACGATACGGCTCATGCTCGCGAACTCATTCAAGCCCTCTGCGCACGACGCGTTGACGGCTTGATCGTCGCGGCACCCGGCGGTTTGGAGCAGAGTTTTCTGCAAGAGGAAATTCGGGCTGGCACCCCAATGGTTTTTGTTGATCGGCCACCGGAGGGCTTCGAAGCAGACACCGTGTTGAGCGATAACTTTGGCGGCGCAGTCGACGGCGTCAATCACCTAATCACCCAAGGGCACCGGAGAATTGCCTGTCTGAGCGACGGCAGTAAGCTCTACACCGTGCAGCAGCGGATCGACGGTTACTGGCAAGCATTACGGGGAGCCGGAATCTCCGCGGTGCCACAGTGGGAACACGCTGATCAATCCAGCGGCACTAGCCTGGCAGACTGGCTAACCAAGATGAGTCGTTGGTCTGTTCAGGAACGACCCACCGCTATTTTCTGCACTAATAGCCGCGCCTCGGTCGCTGTTCTGCGGGCGCTTCGTGCCTCGGATACTGACTGGCCAGCGCTGCTCTGTTTCGACGACTTTGAATTGGCCGACGTGATTAGGCCTGGGATCTCGGTGGTAGCGCAAGATCCCGCCGCCATCGGAAAGCGCGCCGCCGAACTGCTCTTCAGTCGTCTCGATGGATCAGCTGTCGGCAGCCAAGGTCCAGCACGCGCCATCACCGTCAAAACTCGGTTGATTCCGCGCGGCTCCGCCGAATCCCCAACAATCTAA
- a CDS encoding GH92 family glycosyl hydrolase, translated as MTSVANAAPAVAGDFNNSFEDNEPLKPTQNTVEIGADGKPVQQGVAGGGVSEVQLKDSVLASVTEVKASAENTNGGELATNLKDSAAGTKWLAFSNTGWAQYRLDAAKKVLSYSLTSADDVPQRDPQDWQLQGSNDGNAWTTVDSQSAQSFAQRGLKKAFEVAIPGSYSYYRLNITKTGNVGIVQLADWDVATGGIVQPGPGTAQAMDTVVGNGPSAGFNIKANAGFTGVRALKYAGTKTAAGQAFATNKLFDVNIPVGAQTRLSYKVIPAEDYANYLSTYVAVDLHFTDGSYLSQLSAVDQSGIPLTAQGQGDGKILYVGQWNYVQSELGAVAQGKTIDRILLSFSNSSAPASSTFSGWLDDLKIEGAAQRIDASSRTNYVDTRRGSNASGSFSRGNNLPLTAVPNGFNFLTPVTNASSSNWEYSYQSSNNADNKPTLQGLAVSHIPSPWMGDRNQFSVMPTNDAGTPSSNKANRALPFSHQNEIAQPDFYSVQLDSSAGLVKAEMTPSDHGAMMKFDFPGDRGNLVFDTPQSNGTFTLQGGELSGTVPAGGGSGQGDMYVYGSFSQTPVTTSNSGTRYAAFDTSGTKTVTLSFATSFISVEQAKKNFGLEVSGQSFEQLRSAAQQQWNDRLGVIDVEGANDPQLTTMYSNLYRLNLYPNSGFENTGTAAAPKLQYRSPVSSSGGQGKIVDGKIYVNNGFWDTYRTAWPAYSLLYPQKAAELVDGFVQQYRDGGWIARWSSPGYADLMTGTSSDVAFADAYLKGVPLPDPLGAYDAAVRNASVPSTNDSAVGRKGLTNSIFQGFTSTKVGESVSWGLEGFINDFGLGNMAAKLAVDPATPQSRRAQLKEESAYFLNRAQYYVNMFDTKQDFFNGLSASGEFNAGLDPESWGGLFTESDGWNFAFHAPQDGQGLASLYGGPQGLQNKLDAFFATSEDADKPGGYGGVIHEMLEARAVRMGQLGMSNQVSHHIPYIYNYTTAPYKTQATVREILQRLYVGSEIGQGYSGDEDNGEMSAWAIFSSLGFYPLQVGSPQFSIGSPQFTKATIHWGNGKDLVINAPNNSTKNVYVQSLSINGKDHPSSTLEQSEIANGGTLDFVMGPNPSKWGSISAAKTAVPEPLMDTTGQAVLSSSGGEDLKNLTDDNSVSQVAFSSAKPALSLNFSAAAQKASFYTLTSSSAAAGADPSAWTLEGSKDGKSWTELDSRKDQSFAWRLQTRPFQIATPTAFAHYRLTITATKDGSSLPVLSELELLAKASEAVAGDLVLSAAKDLKGTVGKVLTGNLGTVGGGNAAAGYTATINWGDGSADSTGTVAPSGAVRAISGNHVYAKPGVYQIQLTAADGKSKQSVLVPVTISVPQVGTLESGFDKVCLGDDNTVPGGFGSADCDAVGYAYSRQALAAAGITQGTANTVTLGGKTFSFTLPKVAAGEPDNAMGNGQAIKLPLSAESTAISFIGTGTQGNQDTQATVSFTDGSSAKIPLQFSDWTLGGNPSGTPLYGNTVVAKSAYRLAGSTKNNAVPFLFATAPFVIPAGKTIDTVTLPQQSGEEKSGRIHVFAIATDGKILPLPELKVTPGAVLKANTQSPLQAELGTVSGGSPGLRAGQKVPAQYSARVNWGDGSVTEDAVLAVPNASAVSSISARHQYAAAGSYTASLTVSDALGSSTVQVPVSVTVPPKPKPELKIVSTGKVLPGSVIRVNGSKFDAGEKVSLNFSTDPALQLSAMANAQGVVNFEFTVPAATKAGPYAVTLLGESSKVPVSGTVMVSSPVPPVVYRPNAQLGQGAAARGEKVQLSGDSFAPNELVSVTLHSEPLLLVTARADAHGILRTSFVVPPNAVLGQHEVVVAGLVSKAPVSIGFTVQQKPVGPNPGNPGTGTAKPGAGQPGSGQPGAVGPGSTDGSVDGSGAMPGTGFDGAPLAVLALGVMLTGGLLLLGVRRRRRS; from the coding sequence ATGACCTCGGTAGCCAATGCTGCACCCGCCGTCGCTGGTGACTTCAATAACTCCTTTGAAGACAATGAGCCGCTCAAACCGACACAAAACACGGTGGAAATCGGCGCCGATGGTAAGCCGGTTCAACAAGGTGTGGCCGGTGGTGGCGTTAGCGAGGTGCAACTCAAGGACAGTGTGCTGGCTTCGGTGACTGAGGTGAAGGCGAGCGCCGAGAACACCAATGGTGGTGAGCTGGCCACGAATTTGAAAGATAGTGCGGCGGGAACCAAATGGCTTGCTTTTAGCAATACCGGCTGGGCGCAGTATCGGCTGGACGCGGCGAAGAAGGTGCTGAGTTACTCGCTGACCAGCGCGGACGATGTGCCGCAGCGTGATCCGCAGGACTGGCAACTGCAGGGCTCGAATGACGGCAATGCCTGGACCACTGTGGACAGCCAAAGCGCCCAGAGCTTTGCGCAACGCGGCCTGAAAAAGGCCTTTGAGGTCGCCATCCCGGGTAGTTACAGCTACTACCGACTGAACATCACCAAAACCGGAAACGTTGGCATTGTGCAGTTGGCCGATTGGGACGTGGCTACCGGGGGCATTGTGCAGCCCGGCCCGGGGACCGCTCAAGCGATGGATACCGTGGTCGGAAACGGACCTTCGGCCGGGTTCAATATTAAGGCGAATGCCGGATTCACCGGAGTTCGGGCATTGAAATACGCCGGTACCAAGACCGCAGCCGGGCAGGCGTTCGCCACCAATAAGCTTTTCGACGTCAACATCCCGGTTGGTGCGCAAACCCGGCTCTCCTACAAAGTGATTCCGGCCGAGGATTACGCCAACTATCTCTCCACCTATGTCGCCGTTGACCTGCATTTCACCGATGGCAGCTACCTTTCCCAACTTTCCGCGGTCGACCAGAGTGGTATCCCGCTGACCGCGCAAGGTCAAGGCGATGGCAAGATTCTCTACGTCGGCCAGTGGAATTACGTGCAAAGCGAACTTGGTGCGGTGGCACAGGGCAAGACGATTGACCGGATTCTGCTCTCCTTCAGCAATAGCAGTGCCCCGGCGTCGAGCACCTTTAGCGGTTGGCTTGATGACTTGAAAATTGAGGGGGCGGCCCAGCGCATCGACGCTTCCAGCCGGACGAACTACGTCGATACTCGGCGTGGTAGCAATGCTTCCGGGTCCTTCTCCCGTGGCAATAATCTGCCGCTTACTGCGGTGCCCAATGGCTTCAACTTCCTCACCCCGGTCACCAATGCGAGCTCGAGCAACTGGGAATACTCCTATCAGTCGAGCAATAACGCTGACAATAAACCCACTCTGCAGGGTCTCGCGGTTTCGCATATCCCCAGCCCCTGGATGGGCGACCGAAATCAGTTCTCGGTGATGCCGACGAACGATGCCGGTACGCCGAGCAGTAATAAAGCGAACCGGGCGCTGCCGTTCAGTCATCAGAACGAAATCGCGCAGCCGGATTTCTATTCGGTGCAGCTCGATAGCTCAGCCGGGCTGGTAAAGGCGGAAATGACGCCGAGTGATCATGGTGCGATGATGAAGTTCGACTTCCCCGGCGACCGCGGCAATCTGGTTTTCGATACCCCGCAGAGCAATGGCACCTTCACCCTGCAAGGCGGCGAGCTGAGCGGTACTGTGCCCGCGGGCGGGGGCTCCGGCCAGGGCGATATGTACGTCTATGGCAGCTTCAGCCAAACCCCGGTGACCACGTCGAACAGCGGGACTCGCTATGCTGCCTTTGACACCTCGGGCACTAAGACAGTGACCCTGAGCTTCGCCACCTCGTTCATCAGCGTGGAGCAGGCGAAGAAGAACTTCGGCCTCGAAGTTTCCGGGCAGAGCTTTGAGCAGCTCCGCAGCGCGGCGCAGCAACAGTGGAACGATCGGCTCGGCGTGATCGACGTCGAAGGTGCGAACGATCCGCAACTGACCACTATGTACTCCAATCTGTATCGACTGAACCTTTATCCGAACTCCGGTTTCGAGAACACCGGAACCGCAGCTGCACCCAAGCTGCAATACCGTAGCCCGGTGAGTTCCTCCGGCGGCCAAGGAAAGATTGTCGACGGCAAGATCTACGTCAATAACGGTTTTTGGGATACTTACCGCACCGCCTGGCCTGCCTATTCGCTGCTCTACCCCCAGAAAGCCGCCGAGCTGGTGGACGGCTTTGTGCAGCAGTACCGCGACGGCGGCTGGATTGCCCGCTGGTCCTCGCCGGGATACGCGGATCTGATGACCGGGACTTCCTCCGATGTCGCCTTTGCTGACGCTTATCTCAAGGGCGTGCCGTTGCCCGACCCGCTGGGCGCCTACGACGCCGCGGTACGCAATGCCAGTGTGCCCTCCACTAATGACTCGGCAGTGGGTCGCAAGGGGCTGACAAACTCGATCTTCCAGGGCTTTACCAGTACCAAGGTCGGTGAAAGTGTCTCTTGGGGACTCGAGGGATTCATTAATGACTTCGGCCTCGGCAATATGGCGGCGAAGCTAGCAGTCGATCCGGCGACGCCGCAAAGTCGGCGAGCACAGCTCAAGGAAGAATCCGCCTATTTCTTGAACCGGGCGCAGTATTACGTCAATATGTTTGACACCAAGCAGGACTTCTTCAACGGTCTGAGTGCCAGTGGCGAGTTCAATGCCGGGCTGGATCCAGAATCCTGGGGTGGCTTGTTCACCGAGAGTGATGGCTGGAATTTTGCCTTCCACGCGCCGCAGGACGGCCAGGGTTTGGCCAGTCTGTACGGTGGTCCGCAGGGTTTGCAGAATAAGCTTGACGCCTTCTTTGCCACCTCAGAAGATGCCGATAAGCCGGGTGGCTACGGTGGCGTGATCCACGAAATGCTGGAAGCTCGGGCGGTGCGGATGGGCCAGCTTGGCATGAGCAATCAGGTCTCGCACCACATCCCCTATATCTACAACTACACCACCGCGCCCTACAAGACTCAGGCCACCGTGCGGGAGATCCTGCAGCGCCTCTACGTTGGCTCGGAGATCGGTCAGGGCTACTCCGGCGATGAGGACAATGGTGAGATGAGCGCTTGGGCGATCTTCTCCTCGCTCGGTTTCTATCCGCTGCAAGTTGGTTCTCCGCAATTCTCGATTGGCTCGCCGCAGTTCACCAAGGCCACCATCCACTGGGGTAACGGCAAGGATTTGGTGATCAATGCGCCGAACAACTCAACGAAGAACGTCTATGTCCAGTCCCTCAGCATCAACGGCAAGGACCACCCCTCCAGCACCTTGGAGCAGAGCGAGATTGCTAACGGCGGCACCCTCGACTTTGTGATGGGCCCGAACCCCTCGAAGTGGGGGAGCATTTCGGCGGCAAAGACGGCGGTTCCCGAGCCCTTGATGGATACTACCGGCCAAGCTGTGTTGAGCAGCTCGGGCGGCGAAGACCTCAAGAACTTGACCGACGATAACTCGGTCAGCCAGGTGGCATTCAGCTCGGCAAAACCCGCCCTGAGTCTGAACTTCAGCGCCGCCGCGCAAAAGGCTAGCTTTTATACCCTGACCTCGAGTTCAGCGGCTGCGGGTGCCGATCCGAGCGCCTGGACCCTGGAGGGCTCAAAGGACGGGAAGAGTTGGACGGAGTTGGACAGCCGGAAGGATCAGAGTTTTGCCTGGCGCCTGCAGACCCGACCGTTCCAGATCGCCACGCCGACCGCGTTTGCGCACTATCGACTGACCATTACGGCAACGAAGGACGGCAGCTCACTTCCGGTGCTCTCCGAACTAGAGCTGCTCGCTAAGGCCAGTGAAGCCGTCGCCGGTGACTTGGTGCTTAGCGCGGCGAAAGACCTCAAAGGCACTGTCGGCAAGGTTCTCACCGGCAATCTCGGCACGGTCGGTGGCGGCAATGCAGCTGCCGGATACACTGCCACGATCAACTGGGGTGACGGCAGTGCCGACTCGACTGGCACGGTAGCCCCGAGTGGTGCGGTGCGAGCTATTAGCGGCAATCATGTCTATGCCAAACCGGGTGTTTATCAGATCCAGTTGACCGCCGCCGACGGCAAGTCCAAGCAGAGCGTGCTGGTTCCGGTAACTATCTCGGTGCCACAAGTGGGAACCCTAGAATCCGGGTTCGACAAAGTTTGCTTGGGCGACGACAACACGGTGCCCGGTGGCTTTGGCAGCGCTGATTGCGACGCCGTGGGTTATGCCTACTCCCGCCAGGCGCTCGCCGCAGCCGGGATCACCCAGGGCACTGCGAACACCGTGACGCTGGGTGGCAAGACCTTCAGCTTCACGCTTCCCAAGGTGGCCGCCGGGGAGCCCGATAACGCGATGGGCAATGGTCAAGCGATCAAGCTGCCGCTCAGTGCCGAGAGCACGGCGATTTCCTTTATCGGTACCGGCACTCAGGGCAATCAGGATACTCAGGCCACGGTCAGCTTCACCGACGGCAGCTCTGCGAAGATTCCCTTGCAGTTCTCCGATTGGACGCTGGGCGGTAACCCTAGTGGTACGCCGCTCTATGGCAATACCGTGGTCGCGAAATCGGCGTACCGGCTGGCCGGGTCAACCAAGAACAATGCGGTGCCGTTCCTGTTTGCCACCGCGCCGTTCGTGATTCCGGCCGGTAAGACCATTGACACGGTCACCCTGCCACAACAGAGTGGCGAGGAAAAGTCCGGCCGAATCCATGTTTTTGCGATCGCGACCGACGGCAAGATTTTGCCGCTACCCGAGCTCAAGGTGACCCCAGGGGCAGTGCTAAAGGCGAATACGCAGAGCCCGCTGCAGGCCGAACTAGGTACCGTTTCCGGTGGTTCACCCGGTTTGCGGGCGGGTCAGAAGGTGCCCGCGCAATACAGTGCGCGAGTGAATTGGGGCGATGGCAGCGTTACCGAGGATGCGGTGCTGGCAGTGCCGAACGCTTCTGCGGTGTCGTCGATCAGCGCTCGGCATCAGTACGCTGCCGCTGGTTCCTACACCGCGAGTCTCACGGTCTCGGATGCGCTGGGCTCCAGCACCGTACAGGTTCCGGTCAGCGTCACGGTGCCGCCGAAACCGAAACCTGAGCTGAAGATCGTGAGCACTGGCAAGGTGCTGCCCGGCAGCGTGATCCGAGTGAATGGCTCAAAGTTCGACGCCGGTGAGAAGGTCAGTCTGAACTTCAGCACCGATCCGGCGTTGCAACTCAGTGCCATGGCTAACGCTCAGGGCGTGGTGAACTTCGAGTTCACCGTGCCCGCGGCGACCAAAGCCGGCCCCTACGCGGTGACCTTACTGGGCGAGAGCAGTAAAGTTCCGGTCTCTGGCACGGTAATGGTGAGCAGCCCAGTACCTCCCGTGGTGTACCGCCCGAATGCTCAACTCGGCCAGGGCGCCGCCGCACGCGGTGAAAAGGTGCAGCTGAGCGGGGACAGCTTCGCGCCGAATGAGCTGGTCTCCGTGACACTGCATTCTGAGCCGCTACTGCTGGTCACCGCCCGAGCCGATGCCCATGGCATTCTACGAACCTCCTTCGTGGTGCCACCGAATGCGGTTCTCGGTCAGCATGAAGTGGTGGTGGCAGGCTTGGTCTCCAAGGCGCCGGTCAGTATTGGCTTCACCGTGCAGCAGAAGCCGGTTGGGCCGAACCCGGGTAACCCCGGTACCGGAACTGCGAAACCGGGTGCTGGACAGCCTGGCTCTGGTCAACCGGGAGCCGTCGGGCCGGGTTCAACTGACGGCAGCGTCGATGGTTCCGGTGCCATGCCCGGTACTGGTTTCGATGGCGCGCCGCTCGCAGTTCTAGCGCTAGGCGTGATGCTCACGGGTGGCTTGTTACTCCTGGGAGTGCGGCGTCGGCGTCGCTCCTAA